In a single window of the Aridibaculum aurantiacum genome:
- a CDS encoding SprB repeat-containing protein: MKMLSKYNLQLPVNQVRLKRCIFLVLCFLFVSVSTAISQINSNGCVAADVGINATLYANSTFTSGTVIPPAGNVDWFRNSTGRNIIDQTNVSVIQSLLQNNANPIYERRQNGGIGAYADEWPAAGPSRRRFKRLVDAVWARDHFGGTGGIDQTSFNTASKNGEDPAIWDPGAANVLGKNDLIDVAGHMVRNVDLDAGINDLWFTGLINRAEPGGDAYMDFEFFIAPVRFNAATSKFNSGGPQLGHTAFTFDGAGNLVNLGDMIFNLALTNGGTIPQLEVRVWVSRQDYLNTTPVAFNWGPEFDGAFNGAPYGYASIIPKAASTMCGFVNADGQLPLAPPWGTRNTKSNVYSTTYSTPYSVAEVALNLTSIGLDNYLVTNAALDSCTFPWRTFIVKTRASNSFTAQLKDFAGPYAWAQPSTGIVTGNGTISCYNPRVTLSATPLRDDVTYTWTTSNGNIVGSSTGPSIQVDKAGTYRVTMMLPTGCPVESAPITVTTDPAQPQITAATTTSTVSCNGSNGTVNLSISGGVPPYTIAWTRDGVPFGTSTQTLTGLAPGTYVANINDVNGCTRTSTSAVVLAATPISITPAITHVNCNGQRTGAINITPVSGNMPFTYQWSNGQTTQNLLNVAAGDYTLTVTDATNCPTTYNYTITQPAAVSGSAVKVDDTDPNPAVGNGSITLTASGGTAPYTYAWTGPGGFTSTSNSISNLRAGTYTVVITDALGCTASLSQVVYEPESCTDGIDNDGDGQTDCDDTDCTPATPGVITGENAPCINQNIIYSVPAVAGLSYQWTVPGNATIMSGQGTNNVTIRWTTTTPGVICVRATNGACFSEQRCYTVNPKNVPPAPSAIIRS, from the coding sequence ATGAAGATGCTTTCAAAGTACAACCTTCAGCTGCCTGTGAACCAGGTGCGGCTAAAGCGTTGCATTTTTCTTGTATTGTGTTTTTTGTTTGTATCTGTATCTACAGCAATCTCTCAAATTAACAGCAATGGATGTGTAGCTGCAGATGTGGGCATCAATGCCACGCTGTATGCTAACAGCACCTTTACATCAGGTACAGTTATACCTCCGGCAGGTAATGTAGATTGGTTTAGAAATTCTACCGGTAGAAACATCATCGACCAGACGAATGTATCGGTAATTCAATCCCTGCTGCAGAACAATGCCAACCCGATTTACGAGCGCCGCCAGAATGGTGGCATTGGTGCTTATGCTGATGAATGGCCTGCAGCTGGTCCTTCTCGTCGTCGTTTCAAGCGGTTGGTAGACGCCGTTTGGGCACGCGATCATTTTGGTGGAACGGGTGGAATAGACCAGACTTCTTTTAATACAGCCAGTAAAAATGGTGAAGATCCTGCAATATGGGATCCGGGTGCCGCCAATGTATTAGGTAAAAATGACCTGATAGATGTGGCGGGGCACATGGTGCGCAATGTAGATTTAGATGCTGGCATCAACGACCTGTGGTTTACAGGACTTATTAATCGTGCCGAACCTGGTGGTGATGCGTATATGGATTTTGAATTTTTTATTGCACCGGTGCGTTTCAACGCAGCTACTAGCAAATTCAACTCAGGTGGTCCACAACTGGGCCATACTGCGTTTACATTTGATGGTGCAGGTAATCTTGTCAACTTGGGAGATATGATCTTCAACCTTGCACTTACCAATGGAGGAACCATTCCTCAACTTGAAGTGCGTGTGTGGGTGAGCCGCCAGGATTACCTTAATACAACTCCTGTGGCTTTTAATTGGGGACCTGAGTTTGACGGTGCCTTCAACGGTGCGCCTTATGGTTATGCTTCTATCATTCCAAAGGCAGCATCTACTATGTGTGGTTTTGTAAATGCAGACGGACAGCTGCCATTGGCACCACCATGGGGTACGCGTAATACAAAATCTAATGTTTACAGCACTACTTACTCCACGCCATATTCTGTTGCTGAAGTAGCACTTAATCTTACTTCTATAGGACTTGACAATTATCTTGTTACCAATGCGGCTCTTGATAGCTGTACGTTTCCATGGCGCACATTCATTGTAAAGACAAGAGCTTCTAACTCTTTTACTGCACAGCTTAAAGATTTTGCCGGACCTTATGCATGGGCTCAGCCTTCTACCGGCATTGTTACCGGCAACGGCACCATCTCCTGTTACAATCCGCGGGTTACGCTTTCTGCCACACCGCTGCGTGATGATGTAACATATACCTGGACTACTTCTAATGGTAATATTGTTGGTTCAAGCACAGGCCCTTCTATACAAGTGGACAAGGCCGGAACTTACCGCGTAACCATGATGCTGCCTACAGGTTGCCCGGTAGAAAGTGCACCTATTACAGTAACCACCGATCCTGCACAACCACAAATAACAGCCGCTACCACTACCAGCACCGTTAGCTGCAATGGCAGCAATGGTACAGTCAACCTGTCTATTTCCGGAGGGGTTCCTCCGTACACTATTGCATGGACAAGAGACGGCGTTCCTTTCGGAACCTCTACACAAACACTTACAGGTTTAGCGCCGGGTACATACGTAGCCAACATCAACGATGTGAATGGGTGTACACGTACAAGCACATCTGCCGTTGTACTTGCTGCTACACCTATCAGTATTACGCCTGCTATCACTCATGTAAATTGTAATGGCCAACGGACAGGTGCTATCAACATTACTCCTGTATCAGGTAATATGCCTTTTACTTACCAGTGGAGCAATGGACAAACCACACAAAACCTGCTGAACGTAGCAGCCGGTGATTATACCCTTACCGTTACCGATGCTACTAATTGTCCTACTACTTATAACTATACCATTACTCAACCTGCTGCTGTTTCTGGTTCAGCAGTTAAAGTAGATGATACAGATCCAAACCCTGCTGTAGGCAATGGCTCTATCACGCTTACTGCTAGTGGTGGTACTGCACCTTATACTTATGCATGGACTGGCCCCGGTGGATTTACCAGCACCAGCAATAGCATCAGCAACCTGCGTGCAGGAACTTATACGGTAGTTATTACTGATGCATTGGGTTGTACCGCTTCTCTTTCACAAGTAGTGTATGAACCTGAAAGCTGTACCGACGGTATAGACAACGATGGCGATGGTCAAACAGATTGTGATGATACAGATTGTACACCTGCTACGCCTGGTGTTATCACCGGTGAGAATGCACCTTGTATCAATCAAAATATCATTTACTCAGTACCAGCAGTAGCAGGTCTTAGCTACCAGTGGACTGTACCGGGTAATGCTACCATCATGAGCGGGCAAGGCACCAACAATGTTACGATCAGGTGGACAACAACAACACCTGGAGTGATATGCGTACGTGCTACCAATGGTGCCTGCTTTAGTGAGCAGAGATGCTATACCGTAAATCCTAAAAATGTACCTCCGGCTCCGTCAGCCATCATCAGGAGCTAA